The following proteins are co-located in the Sporosarcina pasteurii genome:
- a CDS encoding (2Fe-2S)-binding protein, with the protein MTTNRIMNHPVLGKLENRKTVTFTFDGQTFEGFEGDTIASALLANGIRQLRVHEETGAPRAIYCNIGHCFECRVTVNETDTVRACMTPIQNDLKVESGKMQPAPFNTSPENWPRTYAEYEERNKANKDGDSNV; encoded by the coding sequence ATGACGACTAATCGTATTATGAATCATCCAGTTTTAGGTAAGTTAGAAAATAGAAAAACTGTCACTTTTACTTTTGACGGCCAAACATTTGAAGGCTTTGAAGGAGATACGATTGCTTCTGCCCTTCTTGCAAACGGGATTCGACAATTACGTGTGCATGAAGAAACAGGTGCGCCGCGTGCAATTTATTGTAACATCGGGCATTGCTTTGAATGTCGGGTAACAGTAAACGAAACAGACACTGTTCGTGCATGCATGACCCCAATTCAAAATGATTTGAAAGTTGAAAGCGGTAAAATGCAACCTGCACCTTTCAATACGTCTCCAGAAAATTGGCCACGTACATATGCAGAATATGAAGAAAGAAATAAAGCGAATAAGGACGGTGATTCGAATGTTTGA
- a CDS encoding (2Fe-2S)-binding protein — protein sequence MDKTIICRCEEVSLEDIENTANTYNCSAREVKLRTRAGMGYCGGRTCRPAVDAVLEHVTGEKAGHAIPLKVQPPVRPVTLSVLGGNLNDD from the coding sequence GTGGATAAAACAATTATTTGTAGATGTGAGGAAGTTTCATTAGAAGACATCGAAAATACCGCCAACACATATAACTGCTCAGCTCGTGAAGTTAAATTACGTACGAGAGCAGGAATGGGCTATTGCGGTGGACGCACGTGCCGACCAGCAGTCGATGCTGTCTTAGAACATGTTACAGGAGAAAAAGCAGGACATGCGATACCGTTAAAAGTGCAACCTCCCGTCCGTCCTGTTACATTATCTGTTTTAGGAGGTAATCTAAATGACGACTAA
- a CDS encoding nuclease-related domain-containing protein, which translates to MEAGYSGELNVDRVMHEIIFPPNTKILKNIKLQVNPHYLFEIDTLILSPSRIILLEVKNYYGTVYFDEELGKTIRVSPTGKKDYFDCAIHQLIRTEAALSRWFDKRNITIPIESILVMANQQTIISEIPKTVPVKYRKQLPRYISGLPKIPTILSCEEITRVAQKIEDSSQENYRLACERFNFQPSELKSGVLCSDCNGLMNRKRGQKWRCLNCGKYATQELYKALEDWFLLIKPTISNAECRAFLNLNSKYAASIILRHSKLSRKGKPPKTYYFYADKEQLYRK; encoded by the coding sequence ATTGAAGCCGGTTATTCAGGAGAACTTAATGTCGATCGTGTTATGCATGAAATTATTTTTCCCCCAAACACAAAAATCTTGAAAAATATTAAGTTACAGGTAAATCCCCATTACTTGTTTGAAATTGACACACTTATCCTTTCCCCTTCTCGTATTATCCTATTAGAAGTAAAAAATTATTATGGTACTGTTTATTTTGATGAAGAATTAGGCAAGACAATTAGAGTTTCACCGACAGGCAAGAAGGATTATTTTGATTGTGCCATTCATCAACTTATTAGAACAGAGGCAGCACTGAGTCGATGGTTCGACAAACGGAATATTACCATTCCAATAGAAAGTATCCTTGTGATGGCAAATCAACAAACAATTATCAGTGAAATCCCAAAAACTGTACCTGTCAAATATCGAAAACAGCTGCCGCGGTATATATCAGGGTTACCAAAAATCCCAACGATTTTATCGTGCGAAGAGATTACTAGAGTTGCCCAAAAGATAGAGGACAGTTCACAAGAAAATTACCGGTTAGCTTGCGAAAGGTTTAACTTTCAGCCTTCCGAATTGAAAAGTGGGGTATTATGTTCAGATTGTAATGGATTAATGAATAGGAAAAGAGGACAAAAATGGCGTTGTCTCAATTGCGGGAAATATGCTACTCAAGAACTTTATAAAGCATTAGAAGATTGGTTTTTACTAATAAAGCCAACGATTTCTAATGCTGAATGTCGAGCATTTCTAAATTTAAATTCCAAATATGCAGCAAGCATTATTCTGCGTCATTCAAAATTAAGTAGGAAAGGAAAACCGCCGAAAACTTATTATTTTTATGCTGATAAAGAACAACTATATAGGAAGTAA
- a CDS encoding carbohydrate ABC transporter permease — protein MRNRDISFWLFLAPVILSLSLVIMIPFLYGFVYSFTNWNGINATEFLGFKNYINLFKDAEFRASIWFTTKFAIVSVILLNFLGLGLALLVTQRMRTSNFMRTIFFMPNLIGGLILGFIWQFIFISVFGSIGELLGIEALTGWLSTTATGFWGLVILTSWQMAGYIMVIYIAYLENIPKDLLEAAEIDGASSFQKFKNIIFPLVAPAFTVSMFLTLSNSFQIYDQNLSLTNGGPYNSTQMVAMSIVKTAFTENKMAYAQSQAVIFFIIVAAVAVTNVYYNKKREVDM, from the coding sequence ATGCGTAATCGCGATATTTCATTTTGGTTATTTTTGGCCCCTGTTATTTTGAGTTTAAGCCTTGTAATTATGATTCCTTTTCTTTACGGATTTGTATATTCTTTTACAAATTGGAATGGAATCAACGCGACTGAGTTTCTGGGATTTAAAAATTACATAAACTTATTTAAAGACGCGGAATTTAGAGCATCCATTTGGTTCACAACGAAATTTGCAATTGTTTCCGTAATTTTGCTGAATTTCCTTGGTTTAGGATTAGCGTTACTTGTTACACAGAGAATGCGTACGAGTAACTTTATGAGAACAATCTTTTTCATGCCAAACTTAATTGGCGGACTCATTTTAGGGTTTATTTGGCAGTTTATCTTTATTAGTGTTTTTGGTAGCATAGGAGAATTGTTGGGAATTGAAGCATTAACGGGTTGGTTATCAACAACTGCAACTGGATTTTGGGGACTTGTTATTTTAACGTCTTGGCAAATGGCAGGATATATCATGGTCATTTACATCGCTTATTTGGAAAATATACCAAAGGACTTGCTCGAAGCTGCGGAAATAGATGGTGCATCTAGTTTCCAAAAGTTCAAGAATATTATCTTTCCATTAGTTGCGCCCGCATTTACAGTGAGCATGTTTTTAACGCTCTCTAATTCATTTCAAATATATGATCAGAACTTGTCATTAACAAACGGCGGACCTTATAATTCAACGCAAATGGTCGCTATGAGTATTGTTAAAACGGCATTCACTGAAAATAAAATGGCCTATGCACAATCGCAAGCTGTTATTTTCTTTATCATTGTAGCAGCAGTTGCCGTTACAAATGTTTACTACAATAAAAAACGGGAGGTTGACATGTAA
- a CDS encoding NUMOD3 domain-containing DNA-binding protein, with the protein MLIFVDKLTKNQKISQAMKGRTLSTEHKQNISKARKGQVHSDKTKEKIKNTLLGENRKDKSTHRLVPKSTMSRSHLTAEDVKEIRDRYSNEKGASIRLLAKDYSVSRHTIHSIINYKIWK; encoded by the coding sequence TTGCTAATTTTCGTGGATAAATTAACGAAAAACCAAAAGATTAGCCAAGCTATGAAAGGAAGGACCCTTTCAACAGAACACAAACAAAACATATCCAAAGCGAGAAAAGGTCAAGTTCATTCTGACAAGACGAAAGAAAAGATAAAGAATACATTATTGGGCGAAAATAGAAAAGATAAAAGCACGCATCGACTTGTCCCTAAATCGACAATGAGTCGTTCGCACTTAACCGCGGAAGACGTTAAAGAAATTCGGGATCGATATAGCAATGAAAAAGGCGCTTCTATTCGCCTATTAGCAAAAGATTATTCGGTTAGTAGACATACGATTCACAGCATTATAAACTACAAAATATGGAAATAA
- a CDS encoding YesL family protein — protein MTNQSGLMGGLFTLCVWFMRFSAANVLWLLFSFPIVFLGLNMLVLGRVETMMVFLVPMIALLPFVFFPATTAMFGMARDWVIKDRDGSSLIKTYWQYYKENYKRSIVNGLVMTAIWVVWVVDVYYFFENNFYLFIFFLTMGIVLFVLTINLFSITVHYDMTFRESIKNACLITVGSPILFVAIAISSGIIIYMSFNVFLFLLPFFTGSLIAFLSFAAFYSRYLKITQAGSDSGS, from the coding sequence ATGACCAATCAAAGCGGGTTGATGGGCGGTCTATTTACACTTTGTGTATGGTTTATGAGATTTTCAGCGGCCAATGTATTATGGTTGCTTTTTAGCTTCCCTATCGTATTTTTAGGATTAAATATGCTTGTACTTGGTAGGGTAGAGACAATGATGGTGTTCCTTGTACCGATGATTGCCCTACTTCCATTTGTATTTTTTCCCGCGACGACTGCAATGTTTGGGATGGCAAGGGATTGGGTCATTAAAGATCGTGATGGCAGTTCGTTAATAAAAACTTATTGGCAATACTACAAAGAAAATTATAAAAGAAGTATCGTGAATGGTCTCGTAATGACCGCGATTTGGGTGGTTTGGGTCGTAGATGTTTATTATTTCTTTGAAAATAATTTTTACTTATTTATTTTCTTTTTAACGATGGGCATTGTGTTGTTTGTCTTGACGATTAATCTATTTTCCATCACAGTTCACTACGATATGACATTTCGAGAATCGATAAAAAATGCATGCTTGATTACTGTAGGTAGTCCGATTTTATTTGTAGCAATCGCGATAAGTAGTGGCATAATTATCTATATGAGTTTCAATGTTTTCTTATTTTTGCTGCCGTTCTTTACGGGTTCCCTTATTGCATTTTTATCGTTTGCTGCATTTTATAGTCGGTATTTGAAGATTACACAGGCAGGCAGTGATTCTGGAAGTTGA
- a CDS encoding ABC transporter substrate-binding protein: MKNRKSFFRIVSIMLVAVLALVGCSSSNDSGNDKEKSSEDQVTVDIFQFKVEIKDQFEDLVKVYEDENPGVKINVKTVGGGNDYGGTLKAAFASGDEPAIFNVGGPSDVEEYRAYLADLADTAAAEAALDGTLTAVQEDAKVLGLPFNQEGYGLIYNKNVFEEAGINVEDIVTFEDLQNVVETLDKQKEELGLDAVFALPAKELWVLGDHISNMFIAPEFNNDIQEAYHAETIALEKGDELKRYLDLQNKYSVQPILSLDYSQQVEQLFSLEKVAMIQQGNWVYNSVYDMDPDFAENGIGILSVPVEGFEGHIPAGVPMFWAVNDKKDDKVVQASKDFLDWLYTSETGKNAVLEDFKFIPAYKDYDAEKISDPLSKQIYEFAEVGKTIEGWVYQATPTGWNQETLGVNIQKYLSGDMEWDEVISKSIEKWEAERQ, encoded by the coding sequence TTGAAAAACAGAAAATCATTTTTTCGTATTGTTTCGATAATGTTAGTTGCTGTGCTTGCATTAGTTGGTTGTTCATCTTCTAATGACAGTGGCAATGACAAAGAAAAATCATCGGAGGATCAAGTTACAGTCGATATCTTTCAATTCAAGGTAGAAATTAAAGATCAATTTGAAGACTTAGTCAAAGTGTACGAGGATGAAAATCCAGGTGTGAAAATCAACGTTAAAACAGTTGGCGGCGGAAATGATTATGGTGGTACTTTGAAAGCAGCATTTGCTTCAGGCGATGAGCCGGCAATTTTTAACGTAGGCGGTCCTTCCGATGTTGAAGAATACAGAGCGTACTTAGCGGATTTAGCTGATACGGCCGCTGCGGAGGCTGCACTAGACGGAACATTAACAGCCGTTCAAGAGGACGCTAAAGTTTTAGGCTTACCTTTCAACCAAGAAGGGTATGGTTTAATTTATAACAAGAATGTATTTGAAGAAGCAGGCATTAACGTAGAGGACATCGTTACATTCGAAGATTTGCAAAATGTTGTAGAAACATTAGATAAACAGAAAGAAGAGCTAGGCCTAGATGCGGTATTTGCTTTGCCGGCAAAAGAACTTTGGGTATTAGGTGACCATATTTCAAATATGTTTATCGCACCGGAGTTTAACAATGATATTCAAGAAGCTTATCATGCAGAAACAATTGCTTTGGAAAAAGGCGACGAGCTGAAAAGATATTTAGACTTACAAAATAAATATTCAGTTCAACCAATTTTAAGTTTGGATTACTCACAACAAGTGGAGCAATTATTTTCTTTAGAAAAAGTTGCAATGATCCAACAAGGAAACTGGGTGTACAATTCAGTTTATGATATGGATCCGGATTTTGCGGAAAATGGCATTGGAATTTTATCAGTACCAGTTGAAGGATTTGAAGGACATATTCCAGCGGGCGTTCCAATGTTTTGGGCAGTAAATGATAAAAAAGATGACAAAGTAGTTCAAGCAAGTAAGGATTTCTTAGATTGGTTGTATACATCTGAAACAGGGAAAAATGCTGTATTAGAAGACTTTAAGTTTATTCCAGCTTACAAAGATTACGATGCGGAAAAAATTTCTGATCCACTTTCAAAGCAAATTTATGAGTTTGCTGAGGTTGGAAAAACAATCGAAGGATGGGTTTACCAAGCAACACCAACTGGATGGAACCAAGAAACACTTGGGGTAAACATTCAAAAGTATTTAAGTGGCGATATGGAATGGGATGAAGTGATTTCCAAGTCAATCGAAAAGTGGGAAGCGGAAAGACAATAA
- a CDS encoding NAD(P)/FAD-dependent oxidoreductase, whose product MFDVVIIGAGPAGLSAAIACRESNLDVLVIDEFTQPGGRLLGQLHQEPTGEWWNGIKETQILLDKANALNTNIKCGISCHHIEKIDEGYIVHTNDGLLKTKKLLIASGAAETAVPIPGWTLPGVMSIGAAQVMTNVHRVEVGKKGIVVGVNVLSAAIARELQIAGIDLHSMALPVSNPVTKDHAHPGKVMDGLVRIAHLAPSAFLRFGSKFAQNAKVRELAVKFYPKGGVKMWGMPIHIRKAISQINGTDKVESVTMVDVTPEGKIIPGTEEIIKVDFVCIAGGLYPLSELASVVGCPFRYIEELGGHVPVHNEQMETPLDGLYVAGNITGIESAKVARAQGTVAGYAIAEQQDKVEKAKEEVKAIREAASIQFHPQIKAGRAKIHRAFQEYA is encoded by the coding sequence ATGTTTGATGTCGTAATCATCGGCGCTGGGCCAGCTGGTTTATCAGCCGCAATTGCTTGTCGGGAATCGAATTTAGATGTACTCGTTATTGATGAATTTACGCAACCTGGCGGAAGACTACTCGGCCAACTTCACCAAGAACCAACAGGTGAATGGTGGAACGGGATTAAAGAAACACAAATTTTACTCGATAAAGCAAACGCTCTCAATACAAATATTAAATGTGGCATTTCCTGTCACCATATTGAGAAAATTGATGAAGGTTATATTGTCCATACAAACGACGGCCTTCTAAAGACAAAAAAATTACTGATTGCATCAGGCGCTGCCGAAACTGCTGTTCCAATTCCTGGTTGGACACTTCCAGGCGTTATGTCGATTGGGGCTGCACAAGTGATGACAAACGTTCATCGCGTAGAAGTCGGAAAGAAAGGCATTGTGGTCGGTGTAAACGTTCTATCTGCAGCCATCGCACGTGAACTTCAAATTGCAGGTATCGATCTACATAGTATGGCATTACCAGTCAGTAATCCGGTGACGAAAGACCATGCACATCCAGGGAAAGTAATGGATGGCTTAGTTCGCATCGCACATTTAGCGCCTTCTGCATTTTTACGTTTCGGAAGTAAATTTGCACAGAACGCTAAAGTACGTGAACTAGCTGTTAAGTTTTATCCAAAAGGCGGCGTCAAAATGTGGGGCATGCCAATCCATATCCGCAAAGCGATTTCGCAAATTAACGGAACGGATAAAGTAGAATCCGTGACTATGGTTGACGTCACCCCTGAAGGCAAAATCATCCCAGGCACAGAAGAAATCATTAAAGTCGATTTCGTTTGTATCGCCGGCGGATTGTATCCATTAAGTGAACTAGCATCTGTTGTAGGTTGTCCATTCCGTTACATTGAAGAACTTGGTGGACATGTTCCGGTTCACAATGAACAAATGGAAACGCCATTAGATGGCTTATATGTTGCTGGAAATATTACGGGTATCGAAAGTGCAAAAGTAGCCCGTGCACAAGGAACTGTTGCCGGCTACGCAATTGCCGAGCAACAAGACAAAGTTGAAAAAGCGAAGGAAGAAGTAAAAGCAATTCGTGAAGCCGCTTCTATCCAATTCCACCCGCAAATTAAAGCAGGGCGCGCTAAGATCCATAGAGCATTTCAGGAGTATGCATAA
- a CDS encoding carbohydrate ABC transporter permease, translated as MKKRKRKSFLIEIFGLLLALLWLSPFYLMIVNAFKSKRDIFTDVLGFPSEFVTENFVKAYIDLDFTKSLFNSLFITILSVGIIILFSAMAGYALARNKSRLSGMLLLVFVAAMLIPFQSVMIPLVSLFGKADMLNKTGLIFMYLGFGCSLSIFLYHGAMTGISKSLDEAAIIDGANKFQVFWHVVFPLLKPISVTVGILNVIWIWNDYLLPSLILPDSSATIPLKMFLFFGQYTKQWHLALAGLTIAIIPVIVGYFFAQKQIIEGVSEGAVK; from the coding sequence ATGAAGAAACGTAAACGAAAGTCCTTTTTAATCGAGATTTTCGGGTTATTACTAGCTTTGTTATGGCTCTCTCCGTTCTATTTAATGATTGTGAATGCATTTAAATCCAAACGAGATATTTTTACTGATGTACTTGGATTCCCAAGCGAGTTTGTGACAGAGAATTTCGTCAAAGCTTATATAGATTTGGATTTCACAAAGTCCTTGTTTAACTCATTATTCATTACGATTTTGAGTGTTGGCATAATAATACTTTTCTCAGCCATGGCTGGATATGCGCTAGCCCGCAATAAAAGTAGGTTGAGCGGCATGCTGCTCTTAGTTTTCGTAGCTGCGATGTTAATTCCGTTCCAGTCAGTGATGATTCCACTCGTATCGTTATTTGGAAAAGCAGATATGTTAAATAAAACAGGTTTGATTTTTATGTATTTAGGATTTGGTTGTAGTTTATCGATCTTTTTATATCACGGAGCGATGACTGGAATATCAAAGTCATTGGATGAAGCGGCAATAATTGACGGCGCCAATAAGTTTCAAGTGTTTTGGCATGTCGTATTTCCATTGTTAAAACCTATTTCAGTGACAGTTGGCATATTAAATGTCATTTGGATTTGGAATGACTATTTACTGCCATCATTAATCTTGCCTGATTCAAGTGCCACAATTCCTTTGAAAATGTTTTTGTTCTTTGGCCAGTACACGAAGCAATGGCATTTAGCGCTAGCTGGATTAACAATCGCAATTATTCCTGTGATTGTTGGTTATTTCTTTGCCCAAAAGCAAATTATTGAAGGTGTTTCTGAAGGCGCTGTCAAATAG
- a CDS encoding DUF421 domain-containing protein has product MDVTKAISEIAFWEMTFRAVVTFITLLILTRIMGKKQLSQLSYFHYINGITIGSIAGEISVQEKTHFINGYIALFWWFVLTILVSFILLKWKKARKILDDEPTVIIREGKILERSLKSLRLHMDDVMMLLREQSIFSIQDVDWAILENNGELSVLKKSEQLEATRQDVKAATTQPKYFPTDIISDGKLLHQNLEELNLTEEWVMKKLRKKNILNVEDVFYAQIQTDGSLFIDERDDY; this is encoded by the coding sequence ATGGATGTTACAAAAGCTATTTCAGAAATTGCTTTTTGGGAAATGACGTTCAGAGCTGTCGTTACTTTTATTACATTGCTTATACTCACACGAATTATGGGGAAAAAGCAGTTAAGTCAGCTCTCTTATTTTCATTATATTAACGGAATTACGATTGGATCGATTGCTGGAGAGATTAGTGTGCAGGAGAAGACACATTTTATAAACGGCTATATCGCACTCTTCTGGTGGTTTGTTTTAACAATCTTAGTGAGTTTTATCCTATTAAAATGGAAAAAGGCTCGAAAAATTCTTGATGATGAACCGACAGTGATTATTCGAGAAGGAAAGATATTGGAGCGTTCTTTAAAGTCATTGCGGTTGCATATGGATGATGTGATGATGTTGTTACGGGAGCAAAGTATTTTTTCGATTCAAGATGTGGATTGGGCGATTTTAGAAAATAATGGAGAACTTAGTGTGCTAAAAAAATCCGAACAACTTGAAGCGACAAGACAAGATGTAAAAGCTGCAACAACGCAACCGAAGTATTTTCCGACAGATATTATATCCGATGGAAAGTTGCTTCATCAGAATCTGGAGGAACTAAACTTAACAGAGGAGTGGGTCATGAAGAAATTGCGAAAGAAGAACATATTGAATGTTGAAGATGTTTTTTACGCACAAATTCAAACGGATGGTTCATTATTTATTGATGAGCGAGATGATTATTAA
- a CDS encoding aldo/keto reductase, whose translation MYTKTLNNGISIPQLGFGVWKVPDEEAVGTVDEAIQAGYRLIDTAKIYGNEVGVGKAIANSSIPREDLFITTKLWNADQGYESTLKAFDESLEKLGLDYVDLYLIHWPTPMYDTYVESYKAMEKIYKEGRAKAIGVCNFDIEHLQRIIDECEIIPAINQVECHPYLQQTALKAFCEQHGILVEAYSPLMNGKNVLENATIQEIAKQHGKTPAQIILRWHLQKDTVVIPKTITPSRMVENLDVFNFELSAADMDEIATLDRNERINAVPSEMNRR comes from the coding sequence ATGTATACGAAAACACTTAATAACGGAATTTCGATTCCGCAACTTGGATTCGGCGTTTGGAAAGTCCCAGACGAAGAGGCTGTAGGTACAGTCGACGAAGCAATCCAAGCCGGATACAGACTAATTGACACGGCTAAAATTTACGGTAATGAAGTAGGCGTTGGTAAAGCGATTGCAAATAGTTCCATTCCACGCGAAGATTTATTCATTACAACGAAACTTTGGAATGCCGACCAAGGTTATGAATCGACTTTAAAAGCGTTTGATGAAAGTTTGGAGAAACTTGGGTTAGATTATGTCGATTTATATTTAATTCATTGGCCAACACCGATGTATGACACATACGTAGAATCCTACAAAGCAATGGAAAAGATTTACAAAGAAGGCCGTGCAAAGGCAATTGGCGTGTGTAACTTCGATATTGAACATTTACAACGGATTATCGATGAATGTGAAATTATTCCAGCGATTAATCAAGTCGAATGCCATCCTTATTTACAGCAAACAGCACTAAAGGCTTTTTGCGAACAACACGGAATCCTGGTAGAAGCATATAGCCCTCTTATGAATGGCAAAAACGTCTTAGAGAATGCGACGATCCAAGAAATTGCAAAACAACACGGTAAAACACCAGCACAAATTATTTTACGCTGGCACTTGCAAAAGGATACAGTCGTCATACCGAAAACAATTACACCATCCCGAATGGTTGAAAACCTTGACGTATTCAATTTCGAATTAAGTGCGGCCGATATGGATGAAATCGCTACACTGGACCGTAATGAAAGAATCAATGCGGTACCAAGCGAAATGAATAGAAGATAG
- a CDS encoding ROK family protein codes for MNILAVDIGGTSIKICLVDEKGLTSNFREIDSEAMKGGPYLVENLMKVIEAHYSGFEAIGISTASQVDSDKGIIVYANENFPGYKGMNLKALFEERFNVRVKVENDVNAAALGEKFFGAGKDFEDFLCLTYGTGVGGAIVMNSTVYKGLNGIAAEVGHLVLHPGGVKCNCGCYGCYEMYGSTTALVKQAMKIDPKYTNGRKIFEGLDEGDKRLETVLENWVLEIATGLVSLTHIFNPPAIIIGGGIMEQDVLIKMVREKVLELIIDSFKDVQIMRASLGNKAGLLGAAALHM; via the coding sequence ATGAACATATTGGCAGTCGATATTGGCGGGACTTCTATTAAAATTTGTCTTGTAGATGAGAAAGGGCTTACATCAAATTTTCGGGAGATTGATTCGGAAGCGATGAAAGGCGGCCCGTATTTAGTTGAAAATCTGATGAAAGTAATCGAGGCGCATTATTCTGGTTTTGAGGCGATTGGGATTAGTACAGCGAGTCAGGTCGATAGTGATAAAGGGATAATCGTTTATGCGAACGAAAATTTTCCGGGTTACAAAGGGATGAATTTGAAAGCGCTTTTTGAAGAACGTTTCAACGTGCGGGTAAAAGTAGAAAACGATGTGAATGCGGCAGCGCTTGGGGAAAAGTTCTTTGGTGCGGGGAAAGACTTCGAAGATTTTCTATGTTTAACCTATGGTACGGGAGTTGGTGGCGCAATCGTTATGAATTCGACCGTTTATAAAGGTCTGAATGGTATCGCTGCAGAAGTGGGCCATCTAGTTTTGCATCCTGGAGGGGTGAAGTGTAATTGCGGATGTTATGGTTGTTATGAAATGTACGGTTCTACAACAGCTTTAGTGAAACAGGCGATGAAGATTGATCCGAAATATACGAACGGCCGTAAAATTTTTGAGGGGCTAGATGAAGGCGACAAGCGATTAGAGACTGTACTAGAAAATTGGGTGCTTGAAATTGCAACGGGATTAGTTTCATTAACACATATTTTCAATCCACCTGCGATTATTATTGGCGGTGGTATTATGGAACAAGATGTGCTTATTAAAATGGTGAGAGAGAAAGTGCTGGAACTTATTATTGATAGTTTTAAAGACGTACAAATTATGAGAGCTTCACTAGGCAATAAAGCGGGATTACTTGGGGCGGCAGCGCTTCACATGTAA
- a CDS encoding FAD-binding oxidoreductase: MSTNHAEVAIIGGGIVGCAIAYYVAKSGIDCVLIEKNDIASGTSSRCDGNVTIVDKDPGFDSLMSLKSQELTVDLHEELDLPFEYRPLGSLLVCDNDTEMEAAKEWVDIQNKAGLKFNLLDRSDLRQESPYFADDIPGGLECETDSLINPYLFCYSLIDKAKQYGLKLHTQTEVTGMKKKDDFIIETTNGTFTAKKVVNAAGVWAPFLGKMLELDIPIIPRKGHILVGSRQEPVMMRNVMEFGYLMNKFGRERITDERTEKHGVALVLEPLESQNFLIGSSRQFVGYDGRIDINVVETMARRVLRFYPQMNDFNIIRTYTGFRPWTSDHLPIVSEVEEIPGYYIAAGHEGDGISLATVTGKIIDELIRGVDTIIPTDPLKFERFKEVVKS, encoded by the coding sequence ATGTCAACGAATCATGCAGAAGTTGCGATTATTGGCGGTGGGATTGTCGGATGTGCAATCGCTTACTATGTTGCCAAGTCTGGAATCGATTGCGTATTAATTGAGAAAAACGACATTGCGAGTGGGACATCTTCACGCTGCGATGGCAACGTAACAATTGTTGATAAAGATCCTGGATTCGATAGTCTTATGTCGTTGAAAAGTCAGGAATTAACTGTTGATTTACATGAAGAGCTTGACTTGCCGTTTGAGTATCGTCCACTAGGTAGCCTGCTCGTTTGTGATAATGACACTGAGATGGAAGCTGCAAAAGAGTGGGTAGATATCCAAAATAAGGCTGGATTAAAGTTTAACTTATTGGATCGTTCAGATCTTCGACAGGAATCTCCTTATTTTGCGGATGATATTCCAGGTGGATTGGAATGTGAAACCGATTCGCTCATTAACCCATATTTATTTTGTTATTCCTTAATTGATAAAGCAAAGCAGTACGGACTTAAACTACATACACAAACGGAAGTTACGGGCATGAAGAAGAAGGACGACTTTATCATTGAAACAACAAACGGTACGTTTACTGCGAAAAAAGTAGTGAATGCGGCGGGCGTCTGGGCTCCGTTCCTAGGAAAAATGCTAGAGTTGGATATTCCTATTATTCCAAGAAAAGGACATATTCTTGTAGGTTCACGTCAAGAGCCTGTCATGATGCGAAATGTAATGGAGTTTGGTTACTTAATGAACAAATTTGGCCGTGAGAGAATTACGGATGAGCGTACAGAAAAACACGGTGTTGCACTCGTTTTGGAACCACTCGAGAGTCAAAACTTCTTAATTGGAAGTAGTAGACAATTTGTTGGCTATGATGGAAGAATCGATATTAACGTTGTTGAAACGATGGCAAGAAGAGTGCTTAGATTCTATCCGCAGATGAACGATTTCAACATCATCCGTACATACACAGGTTTCAGACCTTGGACGTCGGACCACTTACCAATTGTTTCAGAAGTTGAAGAAATTCCTGGGTATTATATTGCCGCAGGACATGAGGGTGACGGAATTAGTTTAGCAACAGTTACTGGAAAAATAATAGATGAGTTAATCCGCGGGGTAGATACAATTATCCCAACGGATCCTTTAAAGTTTGAGCGTTTTAAAGAAGTTGTTAAAAGTTAG